One window of Bacillus sp. THAF10 genomic DNA carries:
- a CDS encoding DUF2085 domain-containing protein — protein sequence MLALMKSFFTLEFFPCHRRRERSLVIRGKQFPICYRCMSILLGYLVIFPLFFIASTLSFLVMIIIGFALIFPMVLDGYTQWKGWRMSNNFLRVLTGLVSGVGMSFIMVACIVQFPRGVKAVAVMIEGII from the coding sequence ATGCTAGCATTAATGAAATCATTTTTTACTTTGGAGTTCTTTCCATGTCATCGCAGACGGGAAAGGTCCTTGGTTATCAGAGGAAAACAGTTTCCTATTTGTTATCGGTGCATGTCTATCCTTTTAGGGTATCTAGTAATCTTTCCGTTGTTTTTTATAGCTAGTACCCTATCATTTCTTGTAATGATAATTATAGGGTTTGCACTCATTTTTCCAATGGTATTGGACGGCTACACCCAGTGGAAGGGCTGGCGAATGAGCAATAATTTTCTTCGTGTTCTAACAGGATTGGTGAGCGGAGTGGGGATGTCTTTTATCATGGTAGCATGTATTGTTCAATTTCCGCGAGGTGTGAAGGCTGTTGCTGTTATGATTGAGGGTATTATTTAA
- a CDS encoding NAD(P)-dependent alcohol dehydrogenase: MKAVVYSKYGPPEVLTLTTLDKPKPKNNEILIKVAASAVNAADWRLRKAEPALVRFFFGLTKPKQPVLGGVFSGEVVETGTNVSRFKKGDQVFGSAGLKMGGYAEYICIPETAILSEKPVSLTYQEASCIPFGGTTAIYFLKKAGIQKGQKVLIYGASGAVGTAAVQLAVHFGAEVTGVCSTANLEMVREIGAKKVIDYLKDDLTASLERYDIIFDTVGKMPYQALKASLKEKGTLILCGAGLGQMTQGQWLKLRHGINVLAGVARERQDDLHYLTALAEQGEWKVVMDKSYKLEEIVEAHRYVEQGHKKGNVAIVVGEE, encoded by the coding sequence ATGAAAGCCGTTGTTTATTCTAAATATGGACCACCGGAGGTACTTACATTAACGACTTTAGATAAACCTAAACCGAAAAACAATGAAATCCTCATTAAGGTAGCTGCAAGTGCAGTAAACGCAGCAGATTGGCGACTTCGCAAAGCTGAACCTGCTTTAGTAAGGTTTTTCTTTGGATTAACCAAACCAAAGCAACCGGTTCTTGGTGGTGTATTTTCAGGTGAAGTAGTGGAAACAGGTACGAATGTATCTCGTTTTAAAAAGGGAGATCAAGTATTTGGGTCAGCTGGCTTAAAAATGGGTGGTTATGCAGAGTATATTTGTATTCCTGAAACTGCTATATTATCTGAAAAACCTGTCAGCCTCACTTATCAGGAAGCATCATGTATTCCTTTCGGTGGAACAACTGCCATTTACTTTTTGAAAAAAGCAGGTATCCAAAAAGGGCAAAAAGTCCTCATTTATGGAGCATCCGGAGCGGTTGGAACTGCAGCAGTCCAGCTTGCTGTGCATTTTGGTGCTGAAGTAACGGGAGTTTGTAGCACTGCGAATCTAGAAATGGTTCGCGAGATTGGCGCAAAAAAAGTGATAGATTACTTGAAGGATGACCTAACTGCGTCGTTAGAAAGATATGATATCATCTTTGATACGGTAGGAAAAATGCCATATCAGGCACTCAAAGCAAGCCTAAAAGAAAAGGGAACTCTAATTTTATGTGGTGCCGGCCTTGGACAAATGACTCAAGGACAGTGGCTAAAATTACGGCATGGGATAAATGTTCTCGCTGGAGTTGCAAGGGAGAGACAGGATGATCTCCACTATTTGACGGCATTAGCGGAGCAAGGGGAATGGAAGGTTGTAATGGACAAATCATATAAGTTGGAGGAGATTGTGGAGGCACATCGGTATGTGGAACAAGGGCATAAGAAGGGAAATGTGGCAATTGTTGTGGGAGAGGAATAG
- a CDS encoding GNAT family N-acetyltransferase, translated as MQIKIDKIEEQVVIDFLKDHMYQLSLESPPESNHYLGIDELKREDVTFWTAWEDGELLGCGAIKEIEAGHGEVKSMRTSSKHLRKGVGKQILLRIIESAKLRGYHRISLETGSLQAFIPAQKLYESCGFTYCAPFADYQEDPNCVFMTLLLEENSEK; from the coding sequence ATGCAAATAAAAATAGACAAAATCGAAGAACAAGTTGTTATTGATTTTCTAAAAGATCATATGTACCAGCTTAGCTTAGAATCTCCACCAGAAAGTAATCACTATCTTGGCATTGACGAGTTGAAAAGGGAAGATGTTACTTTTTGGACAGCTTGGGAAGATGGAGAATTGCTCGGCTGTGGCGCGATAAAAGAAATAGAGGCAGGTCATGGAGAGGTAAAATCGATGAGAACTTCTTCCAAGCATTTGAGAAAAGGTGTAGGGAAGCAAATTCTCCTCAGAATCATCGAATCTGCTAAACTACGAGGATATCATCGAATTAGTCTTGAAACAGGCTCTCTACAAGCATTTATTCCTGCTCAAAAATTATATGAAAGCTGTGGTTTTACATATTGTGCTCCATTTGCTGATTATCAGGAAGATCCTAACTGTGTGTTTATGACATTATTATTGGAAGAAAATTCCGAAAAATAA
- a CDS encoding DUF2383 domain-containing protein produces the protein MKDEQIKELNAFLEGEFMGIHAYEHYIQHAEDAELKKELQNIQQNHKMHAIFVAEHIQNLGGTAVDDVGLVGEFQERLQQVKGYPKDRKSIVEGAIHGEEFGSEMMAEFVKGDLDLESRNMVAAILQEHQKHIQLLRKHLK, from the coding sequence ATGAAGGACGAGCAGATAAAGGAACTGAATGCCTTTTTAGAAGGCGAGTTTATGGGAATACATGCATATGAACATTACATTCAACATGCGGAAGATGCTGAGTTAAAAAAAGAGCTACAAAATATCCAACAAAATCATAAAATGCACGCCATTTTTGTAGCAGAGCACATCCAAAATTTAGGTGGCACAGCAGTGGATGATGTAGGATTGGTTGGAGAATTCCAAGAACGACTTCAGCAGGTAAAAGGGTATCCAAAAGATAGGAAATCCATTGTGGAAGGTGCCATACATGGGGAAGAGTTCGGTTCAGAAATGATGGCAGAGTTTGTAAAAGGCGACCTTGACCTTGAAAGCAGAAATATGGTCGCCGCTATTTTACAGGAGCATCAAAAGCATATTCAGTTGTTAAGAAAGCACCTAAAATAA
- a CDS encoding sodium:alanine symporter family protein, with amino-acid sequence MKEYLSTFTEFIWGFPMITLFVLAGLFLTFRMGFLPFLHFPHIFKMTIGQLGKKKASHGGGISPFAAFTSALSATAGATNIVGVPVAIAFGGPGALFWMWIVALIGMTTIFSELVLGITFREKNKDDKWVGGPFYYLSKGLKWDKLAWFYAFGLMLEVVPSVMVQANSVSVQVHHEHNVSLIIIGIVLALVTGVIVFGGIERIGKLSAVLLPIFVIAYVGLTLFVIVMNASKLPSVFSMILSDAFTPTAAIGTFAGATVVQTLRWGLARGLYTSEAGMGTSAIAYASADTDNPVRQSFWGMIAVMIDTLLICTLTGLTVLITGVWKEVEVGKAASMVSYAFKTTLPDWLSSYSISIFLVFFVLATVGVIIFYGESQAELLFGRKVRFIMRFVYLGAIVIGAVGGLKFVWELLDLLLFLIVVPNIIGIVLLSGVVKKAKDAYFK; translated from the coding sequence ATGAAAGAATATCTATCCACGTTTACTGAATTTATCTGGGGATTCCCAATGATTACGCTTTTTGTGTTGGCAGGACTTTTTTTGACATTTCGAATGGGCTTTCTTCCTTTTCTTCATTTTCCTCATATTTTCAAAATGACCATCGGACAGCTTGGTAAAAAAAAGGCAAGTCATGGGGGTGGAATTAGCCCTTTTGCGGCGTTTACATCTGCACTTTCTGCAACAGCCGGAGCAACAAACATTGTCGGTGTACCAGTCGCCATTGCGTTCGGTGGGCCAGGAGCCTTGTTTTGGATGTGGATTGTTGCTTTGATTGGAATGACCACCATTTTTTCGGAGCTCGTACTAGGCATCACTTTTCGAGAAAAAAATAAAGACGACAAATGGGTTGGAGGACCCTTTTATTACTTATCAAAGGGATTAAAATGGGATAAACTAGCCTGGTTTTATGCTTTTGGATTGATGCTAGAAGTGGTACCTAGTGTGATGGTGCAGGCAAACAGCGTGAGTGTACAGGTCCACCATGAGCATAATGTGTCCCTCATCATTATTGGTATTGTCCTAGCCCTTGTAACTGGAGTGATTGTTTTTGGTGGCATTGAACGGATTGGAAAATTGAGCGCAGTGCTCCTCCCTATTTTTGTTATTGCCTATGTAGGCTTGACCCTCTTTGTCATTGTAATGAACGCTTCCAAGTTGCCTAGTGTCTTTTCCATGATTCTCTCTGATGCCTTTACTCCGACAGCTGCAATAGGAACGTTTGCAGGTGCTACGGTTGTGCAGACTTTGCGCTGGGGACTAGCTCGAGGACTTTATACAAGTGAAGCAGGTATGGGGACGTCAGCCATCGCGTATGCTTCAGCCGATACGGATAATCCGGTAAGGCAATCGTTTTGGGGGATGATTGCAGTAATGATTGACACCCTGTTAATATGCACATTAACAGGCCTAACCGTTTTGATTACAGGCGTTTGGAAAGAGGTTGAAGTGGGAAAAGCAGCCTCCATGGTTTCTTACGCTTTCAAAACCACCTTGCCAGATTGGCTCAGTTCTTATTCCATTTCCATTTTTTTAGTCTTTTTTGTTCTCGCAACTGTCGGTGTTATCATTTTTTATGGAGAAAGTCAGGCAGAGCTTTTATTTGGGCGAAAAGTTCGTTTTATCATGCGGTTTGTGTACCTTGGAGCAATCGTGATAGGAGCAGTTGGCGGGTTGAAATTTGTATGGGAGTTATTGGATTTACTCTTATTCCTGATTGTAGTGCCCAATATCATCGGAATTGTCTTATTGAGCGGTGTGGTAAAGAAGGCGAAGGATGCGTATTTTAAATGA
- a CDS encoding GNAT family N-acetyltransferase, producing MLDIEIRRPTKEDVENLHQFFTIVITDTFQKEGIGDQVYDIQQEIETKKAYIKSDLESGGNKRYFLIATLHNEIIASIEYGPVSELIIECTHGAFQDLIEVGTVFVHPNHQRQGIGVRMLEAMNQQLKKQGIREYCLDSGYKTAQQIWQNMFGVPDYLMKDYWDEGFHHMIWKIKI from the coding sequence ATGCTTGACATCGAAATTAGAAGGCCAACAAAGGAGGATGTAGAAAACTTACATCAATTTTTCACAATAGTTATCACGGATACGTTCCAAAAAGAGGGCATTGGTGACCAAGTGTACGATATTCAACAAGAAATCGAAACTAAAAAGGCTTACATAAAAAGTGATCTAGAAAGTGGGGGAAACAAACGTTATTTTCTCATCGCTACTTTACATAACGAAATTATCGCTTCCATAGAATATGGACCTGTTAGTGAATTAATCATTGAATGCACACATGGTGCTTTTCAAGATTTAATAGAAGTGGGAACCGTCTTTGTTCATCCAAACCATCAACGGCAGGGAATTGGAGTCAGGATGCTTGAAGCGATGAATCAGCAGTTGAAAAAACAAGGAATTCGCGAGTATTGTCTCGATAGTGGGTATAAAACGGCGCAACAGATTTGGCAAAATATGTTTGGAGTTCCTGATTACTTGATGAAGGATTATTGGGATGAAGGATTCCACCATATGATATGGAAAATTAAAATCTAG
- a CDS encoding nitroreductase family protein gives MANTTTKSAIDIMKERHSVRKYTKFEMPQSDLTEILEATITAPSSWNLQHWKFLIIQSDSQKEKLLPLAYNQQQVVDSSVTIAILGDLQANVNAEKVYGEVVSKGFMKQEVKDILTGQINGAYTNEQFARDEAVMNSSLAAMQLMLAAKEKGYDTVPMGGFDRAAFVKEFNVPDRYIPVMLISVGKADAEAHGTLRFPLDEVIAYETF, from the coding sequence ATGGCTAACACAACAACTAAATCTGCAATTGATATAATGAAGGAACGTCATTCCGTTCGAAAATACACGAAATTTGAAATGCCACAATCTGATTTAACAGAAATTTTGGAAGCGACCATAACGGCTCCGTCTTCTTGGAACCTACAGCACTGGAAGTTCCTTATCATCCAATCTGACAGCCAAAAAGAAAAGCTGCTTCCTTTAGCATATAACCAACAGCAAGTAGTGGACAGCTCCGTAACTATTGCCATTCTAGGTGATTTGCAGGCCAATGTGAATGCGGAAAAAGTATATGGAGAAGTCGTTAGCAAAGGCTTTATGAAACAAGAAGTAAAAGACATTTTGACTGGCCAAATCAATGGAGCTTACACAAATGAACAATTTGCCCGTGATGAAGCGGTAATGAACAGCTCCCTAGCAGCCATGCAATTGATGCTTGCCGCAAAAGAAAAAGGCTATGACACAGTTCCAATGGGCGGCTTTGATCGAGCAGCATTCGTAAAAGAATTTAACGTACCAGATCGTTACATCCCAGTAATGCTCATCTCAGTTGGAAAAGCAGATGCTGAAGCACACGGCACACTGCGTTTCCCATTGGATGAAGTTATTGCATATGAGACGTTTTAA
- a CDS encoding alpha/beta hydrolase codes for MGVNVVIEYFHVTITPFQLNRRISVLLPQNYHQSDKKYPVLYMHDGQNLFLDEEASFGVSWGIKEYLENKPDLELIVVGIDCNQEGFERFNEYAPWENKELGQRLFNDENLKGGKGKEYIDYITHELKPFIDEKYRTLPNETALAGSSMGGLISTYAACKYPEIYKKVASISSAYWINQKEIEEYVGQSDLFALERFYMDIGTKEDTSFINHQIYVDSSQAVYDILASKVENVRFEIVEDAVHNEAAWRERLPMIFGYLYE; via the coding sequence ATGGGAGTGAACGTTGTGATAGAGTATTTTCATGTGACCATTACCCCTTTTCAATTGAACAGAAGAATAAGTGTGCTATTACCACAGAACTATCATCAATCCGATAAAAAATACCCTGTTTTATATATGCATGATGGGCAGAATTTGTTTTTGGATGAGGAGGCAAGCTTCGGGGTTAGCTGGGGGATCAAAGAGTATTTGGAAAATAAGCCTGACCTGGAGTTAATCGTAGTTGGGATTGATTGCAATCAAGAAGGATTTGAACGCTTTAACGAATATGCACCGTGGGAAAATAAGGAACTCGGTCAACGCTTGTTCAATGATGAGAATTTAAAAGGTGGGAAAGGAAAGGAATATATTGACTACATCACCCACGAACTGAAGCCGTTCATTGATGAAAAGTACCGAACACTCCCCAATGAAACTGCGTTGGCCGGTAGCTCCATGGGAGGATTAATTTCAACCTATGCCGCATGTAAATACCCTGAAATTTATAAGAAGGTAGCTTCTATCTCTTCTGCTTATTGGATTAACCAGAAAGAAATAGAGGAATATGTAGGTCAAAGTGACTTATTCGCCTTAGAACGTTTTTATATGGACATTGGAACAAAAGAAGATACTTCCTTTATCAATCATCAAATCTATGTGGATTCCAGTCAGGCGGTATATGATATTTTGGCTTCAAAGGTGGAAAATGTCCGTTTTGAAATTGTGGAGGACGCCGTACATAACGAGGCTGCATGGCGGGAAAGACTGCCTATGATTTTTGGATATTTGTATGAGTGA
- a CDS encoding DUF4367 domain-containing protein, translating to MVVDPIEKKLRETDKKRKRLTILICGLIGLCAIFYMIRFPVAMANWIVPFEVQNPTYVPLDVENSYASTGGWNTVQMVYENDNQKIRIWASTKAGTSASETTEKVMLNDEKQANYSAEGLSQHLSFRKGDVLYSIEYSGTGLVTKEELIKMANSINQK from the coding sequence ATGGTAGTAGATCCTATTGAAAAAAAGCTTCGAGAAACGGATAAAAAGCGAAAGCGACTAACTATTTTAATTTGTGGATTGATTGGGTTATGTGCAATCTTTTACATGATTCGTTTCCCAGTTGCAATGGCAAACTGGATTGTTCCTTTTGAAGTTCAAAATCCGACTTATGTTCCATTGGATGTAGAGAATAGCTATGCTTCTACTGGTGGATGGAATACAGTGCAGATGGTGTATGAAAATGACAATCAGAAAATCAGAATATGGGCTTCGACAAAAGCGGGAACAAGCGCCTCTGAAACTACAGAAAAAGTGATGCTAAACGATGAAAAACAAGCAAATTATTCTGCAGAAGGTCTTTCACAACATCTCTCCTTTAGAAAAGGAGATGTCCTCTATTCAATCGAATATAGTGGAACAGGATTAGTAACAAAAGAAGAATTAATAAAAATGGCCAACTCCATTAACCAAAAATAA
- a CDS encoding YqcI/YcgG family protein: MQPTEVKSLYSLKDVPPWGHKIFDDFTKDMLSDLRPFPCVLGVEGFKQGSLRFVFIDSISSDEAMKKLAAELKGYLKIARSLGKNTSFVAFFKPEAVKTLKEYEQQFWEVLSNLHRLDEMEWPHHIPTDPDHYLWEFSFCDEPMFVVCNTPAHKKRASRKSSTFMITFQPRWVFDGISGDTIVGKQFKKIVRERLEQFDEVEAHPSLNWYGNEKTREWRQYFLMDDNQTQTSKCPFHASLEKKQTKVTYQVNHLFEHFRVEEGVGGTLDEVVMELLPVKGTGYVEVQKDEPFKAHPAHTHPTNEILHILSGSVSIEVGGELISCKGGDRIYLPKETHHASLAGMDGCLYVIAVLKE; the protein is encoded by the coding sequence GTGCAACCAACAGAAGTCAAAAGCTTGTATTCTTTGAAGGACGTTCCTCCATGGGGACATAAGATCTTTGACGATTTTACGAAGGATATGCTCTCCGACCTTCGTCCTTTCCCTTGTGTGCTTGGTGTAGAAGGGTTCAAGCAAGGATCCTTACGCTTTGTATTCATTGATAGTATTTCTTCCGATGAAGCCATGAAAAAGTTGGCCGCAGAGTTGAAAGGATATTTGAAAATCGCCAGAAGCTTAGGGAAAAATACATCTTTCGTTGCTTTTTTCAAGCCAGAAGCCGTCAAAACCTTAAAGGAGTATGAACAACAATTTTGGGAAGTATTAAGCAACCTACATCGTCTAGATGAAATGGAATGGCCACACCATATTCCTACTGATCCCGATCATTATCTTTGGGAATTTTCCTTTTGTGATGAGCCGATGTTTGTTGTTTGTAACACTCCTGCTCACAAAAAAAGAGCAAGTAGAAAGAGCTCTACTTTTATGATTACCTTTCAGCCAAGATGGGTGTTTGATGGAATCAGTGGGGACACCATCGTAGGGAAGCAGTTTAAGAAAATCGTAAGAGAACGTCTCGAGCAGTTCGATGAGGTGGAAGCCCACCCATCGTTAAACTGGTACGGTAATGAGAAAACGAGAGAATGGAGGCAGTATTTTTTAATGGATGACAATCAAACTCAAACAAGTAAATGTCCTTTTCATGCTTCATTGGAGAAAAAGCAAACGAAGGTCACTTACCAAGTAAATCACCTATTTGAGCATTTTAGAGTGGAAGAAGGCGTAGGAGGCACGCTTGATGAAGTAGTGATGGAACTGCTGCCAGTAAAAGGAACAGGGTATGTAGAAGTTCAAAAAGATGAACCGTTTAAAGCGCATCCTGCTCACACTCATCCTACCAACGAAATCCTACATATCCTCTCTGGTTCTGTGTCGATAGAGGTGGGAGGCGAGCTAATCTCCTGCAAGGGCGGGGACAGAATTTATCTTCCTAAAGAAACACATCATGCTTCGTTAGCTGGAATGGATGGATGTCTGTATGTGATTGCGGTGTTAAAAGAATAA
- a CDS encoding LysE family translocator, which yields MDIFWIALQFIVLGISLAAPVGPINLEIIKRGISSGFYSSWLVGIGGMTADCLFLLGILVGLGPFLQLELVQISMYGIGSSLLLYLGITTIYVNLKKKRILDFGQPVGNNSFFIGFAIAAFNPINFVFWFGIFGSALQSLAIKGWYVALVGSLSILLGIFLWNLNMAFTVHFARAFIKEKILRSINLIAGVLLIAAAIPFFLNFMDLVL from the coding sequence ATGGACATTTTTTGGATTGCGCTTCAGTTTATCGTGCTTGGAATTAGTCTCGCCGCTCCAGTTGGTCCGATAAATCTTGAGATAATTAAAAGAGGGATTTCTTCAGGTTTTTACTCGTCCTGGCTTGTGGGGATTGGTGGGATGACAGCGGATTGTTTATTTCTACTTGGAATTTTAGTTGGTCTTGGTCCGTTTCTTCAACTGGAACTCGTTCAAATCAGCATGTATGGAATTGGAAGCAGCTTGTTATTATATTTAGGCATCACGACGATTTATGTAAATCTGAAAAAGAAACGCATTCTTGATTTTGGACAACCAGTTGGGAATAATTCTTTTTTCATAGGGTTTGCCATTGCCGCGTTTAACCCCATTAACTTCGTTTTTTGGTTTGGTATTTTTGGGTCGGCCCTTCAATCTCTTGCAATAAAAGGGTGGTACGTTGCTTTGGTGGGCTCTCTTTCGATTCTTCTTGGCATTTTTCTTTGGAATTTGAATATGGCATTTACTGTTCATTTTGCTCGTGCTTTTATTAAAGAAAAAATATTAAGGAGTATCAATTTAATTGCTGGTGTACTCCTAATTGCAGCAGCAATTCCCTTTTTCTTAAACTTTATGGACTTAGTTTTGTAA
- a CDS encoding helix-turn-helix transcriptional regulator gives MLRNRVKELRARHGFSQSDLGNLVGVTRQTIGFIEKGEFSPSIALSLRIAKHLQVKVDDLFWLEGEDEHNG, from the coding sequence ATGCTTCGTAATAGAGTGAAGGAATTGCGGGCAAGACATGGTTTTTCGCAGTCTGATCTTGGTAATCTTGTTGGAGTGACTAGGCAAACAATTGGATTTATTGAAAAAGGAGAGTTTTCCCCCTCTATTGCATTATCGTTGCGAATTGCTAAACACTTGCAGGTGAAAGTGGATGATTTATTTTGGTTAGAAGGAGAGGATGAGCACAATGGATAA